ATGCGTTGCATCGGGCGATTTTGCCGGAGCGCCCACGGAACCGTGTCGGAACCGTGCGGCAATTGCGGCGGGACGTTGCGACAACGCAATGCCGGTGCTTGGTCCTTGGTCGACCGTGCGTCTGCTGCGGTGCCGGGCGCCGCGCCGCGCCGCGTCAGCGCCGCAGCCGCGCCACGCCGAACCCCTGCAGATCGATCGCAGGCGCTTGTCCCACGACCAGGTCGGCCAGCAGGCGCGCGCTGCCGCAGGCCAGCGCCCAGCCGCCGGCGCCGTGTCCCAGGTTCAGCCACAGGCCCGGTACACCGCTCGCGCCGAGCACCGGCAGGCCGTCCGGCAGCATCGGCCGCGCGCCGCGCCAGACCTGCACCCCGTCGGAGAGCTGCGCCGCCGTCGGGAACCAGTCGCGCAACACCTTGTACAGCACCTGCAGCGCGGCGGGCTGGCGGCCGCCGGGTGCGCCGTCGCTGTTCGCGTCGCCGCCGAACTCGGCGCCGCCGGCCACGCGCACGCGCCGTCCCAGCCGCGTGATCGTGACCCGGTGCCGGGTGTCGACGACCGCGCCGTGCGGCGCATTCAGCGGCTCGTGCACGTGAGCGCTGATCGAATAGCCGTGCACCGGCGCGAGCGGCAGCGCGAGGCCGAGCGGGCGCAGCAGCGCGCCGGACGCCGTGCCCGCGCACAGCACGACCGCGTCGAAGCGCTGCGGCACGGGGTCGTCGGCGAGCCGCAGCGTGGCCGGCGCGGAGCGGTCGATCGCGGTGACCGCGGTACGAAAGCGAAACTGCGCGCCGAGCAGTTCGGCGCCGGTCGCCAGCCCCATCGTGAACTGGCGGCAGTTGCCGAACGGGTCGTGCGGCAGGTGGATCGCGCCGGCGAGCGGCGTGTCGCCGGCGATCGCGGGCTCGATCTCGCGCGCCTGGCGCGCATCCACCGCGCGCACCGTCACGCCGGCATCGCGCAGCGATTGCAGCATCGGCTCCACGCGATCGACATCGCGCCGCGTGCGCAGCAGCAGCAGGCAACCCAGGCCGAATTCGTAGCTGATCGGCAGGTCGTGCGTGAGCTGGCGCAGACGCTCGGCGCTGTAGAGCCCGAGCCGTTGCAGCAGTTCCCGGTTCGCCGCGAAGGTCTGCGGGGTGCAGGCGCGCCGCCACTGCCACAGCCAGCCCAGTTCGCGCAGCGACAGCGGCCGTCGCAGCCGCGCCATCGGCTGGCGCATCAGCATCGCGGTCAGCAGACGGCCCGGCGTGCCCGGCGCGGCCCAGGGCAGCACCTGGCTGGCGCCGAGCAGGCCGGCGTTCGCGAAGCTGGCTTCCTCGGCCGGCGTCGCGTGGCGCTCGAACACCGTGACCTCGTGGCCGTCGGCGGCCAGCTCGTAGGCCGTGGTGACGCCGACGACGCCGGCGCCTACGACTGCGATGCGCATGCGGTGTCGATCATCGTGCGCGTTGCCGCGCTGTCGCCGGGATCGGCGGCCGATCGCATGCGCCGATCACGCCGTGCCCGACCGGCCGGCGTGCCGGATTGTGAATGAAAAGAGGCGAAAGCCAAGGTGGTATCTGCACAGTATGCTATTGATTCGATAGTATTCTTTCGGCCTGCTGCGCGATGGCCAGCACCATGTCGTCGTGCAGCGCCGCGTGCCAGATCATCAGGCCGATCGGGAGTTCATCCGGCCGATGGCAAGGGATCGAGACCGCGCAGCCGTCGAGCATGTTGACCACGCTGGTGTTGCGCAGCAGCAGCGCGTTGACGCGGAAGAATTCCGCGTCGCGCAGCGCGTCCTGCGCGGCGTCCAGTCCTTGCGCCGGCGCGACGCTGGCGATCGGCGGGGCGGCGATCGGCACGGTTGGCGACAGCACCGCGTCGAAGCCTTGCAGCGCCGCTTCCATCGCCGCGATCCAGCGCGCGCGCTGTTGCAACAGATCGACGTATTCATAGCCTGCGATGGTCGCGCCGCGCTCGATCCGCGTCAGCACGCGCGGGTCGTAATCGGCCGCGCGCTGCTCCAGCAGCTTGCGGTGCCAGGCGTAGCTCTCGACCGCGGAGAAACCGCCGCCGGCGAACAGCGCGGCGGTATCGGCGAGGTCGGTCAAGGCGATGCGCTCGATGCGCGCGCCGGCGGCGGCGAGCCTTGAGAGCGTGCGCTCGAACGCTTGCGCCACCGTGGGCTCCAGCGCGTCCTGCATCAGCGTGTCGGCGACCGCGAGCCGGTACGCCGCGAGCGGCGCGCTGCTGTGCACCACGGTGCGCGCCACGAGGATCTGGTGCACGGTGATCGCGTCGCGCACCGAGCGCGTCATCGCGCAGGCGGTGTCGAGCGTGGTGGAGAGCGGCAGCGCGCCGGCGGTCGGTACCAGCCGCGCGGTGTTCTTGAAGCCAACGATGCCGTTCAGCGCCGCCGGAATCCGGATCGAGCCGCCAGTATCGGAGCCGAGGCCGACGAACGCGGCGCCGATCGCGACCGACACGGCCGCGCCGGACGACGAGCCGCCCGGGATGCGCGGCGGTGCAGCGGTGCCACCCGGCGGCTGGTCGTGGCGGCCATCCCACGCGGCGGGCGTGCCGTAATGCGGGTTGACGCCGACGCCGGAGTACGCGAACTCGGTCATGTTGCTGCGCCCGATCACGACGCCGCCGGCCGCCTTCAGCCGTGCGACCGCGGTGCAATCAGCTGCCGCCGGCGGCGCGTCGGCGAGCACGGTGGAGCCGGCCGGTGTCGGCTGGCCGGCGATGTCGAACAGGTCCTTTACCGAAACGCCAAGGCCGGCCAGCGGCCGTCGCGCCAGGTCGGGATCGCGCACCACGGCGCGCGCCTCGTCGAACATCGTCCGCGTGAACGCCTGCGCGGCGTTCGGCGCGCCGGCCGCGGCAATCGATTTTTCGAGCTCAAACACGGCAGCGGTCTGGTTGGACGCGATGCGCCGGCGCGTGCGGTGGAGGTCGTCTGGCATGGGGCGGGGCAGGGCAGCGGAGCAGGACGCTATGTTAGAATCTTCGGGCTTTGCAGGAGGTCGCTTGAAGGGCGATCGACCGGCGGGTAAATCGCAAATCGGCCCTGACAAGGTGGTTGCGGCTACATGGCCGCAATGTCCACCGCGGCACCCGCAATTCGTGCGGCGTGCATGCGGTGGCGGGCTGGATTTTAGACACAACCTTTGGAGTTCGCTCAATGTCAGTCACCATGCGTGAGATGCTGGAAGCCGGTGTGCATTTCGGCCACCAGACGCGGTTCTGGAACCCGAAGATGGCACCGTACATCTTTGGCCAGCGCAACAAGATCCACATCATCAATCTCGAGAAGACGCTGCCGATGTTCGAGACGGCGGCGAAGTTCGCGCGCCA
This genomic interval from Burkholderiaceae bacterium contains the following:
- a CDS encoding D-amino acid dehydrogenase — its product is MRIAVVGAGVVGVTTAYELAADGHEVTVFERHATPAEEASFANAGLLGASQVLPWAAPGTPGRLLTAMLMRQPMARLRRPLSLRELGWLWQWRRACTPQTFAANRELLQRLGLYSAERLRQLTHDLPISYEFGLGCLLLLRTRRDVDRVEPMLQSLRDAGVTVRAVDARQAREIEPAIAGDTPLAGAIHLPHDPFGNCRQFTMGLATGAELLGAQFRFRTAVTAIDRSAPATLRLADDPVPQRFDAVVLCAGTASGALLRPLGLALPLAPVHGYSISAHVHEPLNAPHGAVVDTRHRVTITRLGRRVRVAGGAEFGGDANSDGAPGGRQPAALQVLYKVLRDWFPTAAQLSDGVQVWRGARPMLPDGLPVLGASGVPGLWLNLGHGAGGWALACGSARLLADLVVGQAPAIDLQGFGVARLRR
- a CDS encoding putative amidase → MPDDLHRTRRRIASNQTAAVFELEKSIAAAGAPNAAQAFTRTMFDEARAVVRDPDLARRPLAGLGVSVKDLFDIAGQPTPAGSTVLADAPPAAADCTAVARLKAAGGVVIGRSNMTEFAYSGVGVNPHYGTPAAWDGRHDQPPGGTAAPPRIPGGSSSGAAVSVAIGAAFVGLGSDTGGSIRIPAALNGIVGFKNTARLVPTAGALPLSTTLDTACAMTRSVRDAITVHQILVARTVVHSSAPLAAYRLAVADTLMQDALEPTVAQAFERTLSRLAAAGARIERIALTDLADTAALFAGGGFSAVESYAWHRKLLEQRAADYDPRVLTRIERGATIAGYEYVDLLQQRARWIAAMEAALQGFDAVLSPTVPIAAPPIASVAPAQGLDAAQDALRDAEFFRVNALLLRNTSVVNMLDGCAVSIPCHRPDELPIGLMIWHAALHDDMVLAIAQQAERILSNQ